TTCCTGCTTTTTGTAAAGCAGCAGGGATGGCAACAGCTGGACCAATTCCCATCTTAGCAGGATCACAACCAGCATGTCCCCAAGACTTCACAATGGCCAGTGGTTCTTTCCCCAATTTTTTTGCTTGGGAAGCAGAAGCCACAATCAGTGCTGATGCTCCATCATTGATACCGGATGCGTTTCCAGCAGTGACTGTTCCATCTTTTTTGAAAGCTGGTTTCAATGTTGCTAATTTTGTAGCACCGGCTTTTCCTTTAATGAATTCATCTTTATCAAACACAATTGGATTTTTTCCATTGATAGTGATTGGATGAATTTCCTCTTTTAAGATACCTTTGTTTGTTGCTTCTTCTGCTCGTTCTTGTGAAGTCGCAGCCCAAACATCTTGTTCTTCTCTGGAGATTTTATATTGGTCAGATAAATTTTCTGCTGTCATACCCATCGGAAGTTCAACATAAATATCGGTTAAACCCGTTGCCAATGAATCTTCAAATTCAGAATTTCCATAACGAACACCAAATCTTGCATTACGAACCACATAAGGTGCGTTACTCATAGACTCAACACCGCCAGCTAAAACTGTATGCGCCTCACCTAACATAATTTTTTTGGCCGCTTGGATGACTGCTTCCATTCCAGAACCACAAAGTCTATTGAGCGTGAGAGCTGGGCTCGCAATCGGTACACCTGATTTCAAACCAATGTGTCGCGCTAAATAGATTCCGTCTTTTCCTGTGGGAATAACATTCCCAAAAATACTTTCTTCAATGAGAGAAGGATCGACACCGGTTTTTTGTAGTGCAGCTTTGGAGACTTCCACTCCAAGGTCTACAGCACTCATATCTTTGAGAGTTCCGCCAAAACTACCGAATGCGGATCTGAGTCCGCCCAAAATATAAACTTGTTCCATAGATACCAGGAATGGTCAAATTTAGTCACCTGTCAGCTAAGAATTGAAATTTCACTTGAAAG
This genomic stretch from Leptospira meyeri harbors:
- a CDS encoding acetyl-CoA C-acetyltransferase, with translation MEQVYILGGLRSAFGSFGGTLKDMSAVDLGVEVSKAALQKTGVDPSLIEESIFGNVIPTGKDGIYLARHIGLKSGVPIASPALTLNRLCGSGMEAVIQAAKKIMLGEAHTVLAGGVESMSNAPYVVRNARFGVRYGNSEFEDSLATGLTDIYVELPMGMTAENLSDQYKISREEQDVWAATSQERAEEATNKGILKEEIHPITINGKNPIVFDKDEFIKGKAGATKLATLKPAFKKDGTVTAGNASGINDGASALIVASASQAKKLGKEPLAIVKSWGHAGCDPAKMGIGPAVAIPAALQKAGISLKDVGLVEVNEAFAAQYLAVQKELGLDPKITNVNGGAVAIGHPLGASGNRVTLTLALEMQRRGVKYGVASLCIGGGQGIAIVLENPKA